A window of Apium graveolens cultivar Ventura chromosome 8, ASM990537v1, whole genome shotgun sequence contains these coding sequences:
- the LOC141679997 gene encoding uncharacterized protein LOC141679997 → MSAKQQFYQPPSLAVKGMNQYFKDALAICRTLGHPSLFLTMTTNTKWFGIQRMLKFLPGVDVIDAPDVVARDMSVRLDLIILFNYHFTVLHVIEFQKLGLPHAHMLIWLHPNDRPKTTEQIDKMVFAEIPDPSIDPVGYKAVKNYMIHGPCGTDCVKSPCMVKGRCIEHFPKRYNSHTFFDDCGFPIYKRRKTGITVKKKKIDLDNRYVVPYNRDLLIRFQCHTNLENYNSSRSLKYLFKYCLKGHDIATMCLLKKTNNENGCTTPITPEKRPLDEVKQYLDERYVCTSEASWGIFGFNIHSCWPSIERLPIHLPNDKYVSFKDSQNLPDICDNVGTKKSKLEAWNKGVISFDDLKTVNGHVHNSFHEACVALGILQNDQQWHEAIAENAHTSMLPQLRAMFINILVYSPISHPRSLWEAHWGCMSNDIVLLRQHLTNNPNLCLLDFEIQNYALTEIEKLLNDIGKSLRNFPDMPFPGDAFFSNSENKLILEETSYNIEELKRIHARNHSLLNDEQKIVYESILDNINQKKEHKIVLHVASCGIDVVLLPGGRTAHSRFHIPLKLDEHCFAGLRHGTDIFELLQQTDLIIWDEAPMQHRHVFECVDRSLRDIMSAIDKNRAKKPFGGIIIIFGGDFQQLLHVIPKASRAEEIQIWRTRPSRTLARGSLLSVMVGVVVKLMRNLNQIMGLCNGTRMIVKSCRKNSIKCEILCGSHVGTKHLIPRIKMIPSDTNWPFELKRIQFLIQIGYAMIINKSQGQSLDTVELYLPRAAFSHGHIYVAISRVTRPEGLHILIDNDDGSSTNITNNVVFEEVFYNLPSVDN, encoded by the exons ATGTCGGCGAAGCAACAATTTTACCAGCCTCCTTCACTGGCAGTAAAAGGCATGAATCAGTATTTCAAGGATGCTCTAGCAATTTGTCGAACACTTGGACACCCATCATTGTTCCTTACAATGACCACTAATACAAAATGGTTCGGAATACAACGAATGTTAAAGTTTCTACCTGGTGTTGATGTTATTGACGCTCCTGACGTCGTTGCAAGG GACATGTCTGTCAGgcttgatttaattattttatttaactatcaTTTTACAGTATTGCACGTCATAGAGTTTCAAAAGCTTGGATTGCCACATGCTCACATGCTAATATGGTTGCATCCAAATGATCGTCCCAAGACAACAGAACAAATAGATAAAATGGTTTTTGCAGAAATTCCTGACCCAAGTATTGATCCAGTGGGTTACAAAGCTGTCAAGAATTACATGATCCACGGACCATGTGGCACTGACTGTGTTAAGTCTCCATGTATGGTTAAGGGTCGTTGTAttgaacattttcctaaaag GTATAATTCTCACACATTCTTTGACGACTGTGGCTTTCCCATTTATAAGAGGAGGAAAACTGGAATTACtgtaaagaaaaagaaaattgacCTAGATAATCGATATGTTGTCCCATACAATCGAGATCTTCTAATAAGATTTCAATGTCACACAAATCTAGAGAATTATAATAGCTCAAGATCATTGAAATATTTGTTCAAGTATTGTTTGAAAGGACATGATATCGCCACCATGTGTCTGTTGAAAAAAACAAACAACGAAAATGGGTGCACAACACCAATCACTCCTGAGAAGCGTCCGCTTGATGAAGTCAAACAATACTTGGATGAGAGATATGTTTGTACATCTGAAGCATCATGGGGGATATTTGGTTTTAACATCCATTCATGTTGGCCTTCTATTGAACGATTGCCCATACATCTACCGAATGACAAGTATGTGTCGTTTAAGGACTCACAAAATCTACCAGATATTTGCGATAATGTTGGAACAAAGAAAAGCAAATTAGAAGCATG GAATAAAGGTgttatatcttttgatgatttgAAAACAGTCAACGGCCATGTTCATAACTCTTTTCACGAAGCTTGTGTCGCGCTAGGTATCCTCCAAAATGACCAGCAATGGCATGAAGCTATAGCTGAAAATGCGCATACATCCATGCTTCCACAGCTACGTGCCATGTTTATCAATATATTAGTATACAGTCCAATCTCTCATCCGCGTAGCCTTTGGGAAGCTCATTGGGGATGCATGTCAAATGATATTGTTCTTTTGAGGCAACACCTCACTAACAATCCAAACCTTTGTCTATTAGATTTTGAGATCCAGAATTACGCTCTTACAG AGATagagaaattgttgaatgatattGGTAAAAGCCTGAGAAACTTCCCAGATATGCCATTTCCAGGAGATGCTTTTTTTTCCAACTCTGAGAATAAACTAATTCTTGAGGAGACATCCTATAATATAGAAGAATTGAAGAGAATCCACGCAAGAAATCATAGTCTTCTCAATGATGAACAGAAGATAGTCTATGAATCCATTCTTGATAATATCAACCAGAAAAAAG AGCATAAGATTGTGCTTCATGTGGCCTCATGTGGAATAGATGTCGTGTTGCTTCCTGGTGGAAGAACCGCACACTCCCGCTTTCACATTCCACTCAAACTTGATGAACATTGTTTTGCCGGTTTAAGACACGGGACCGATATTTTCGAGCTACTTCAGCAAACTGATTTAATAATTTGGGACGAGGCTCCTATGCAACATCGTCATGTTTTTGAATGCGTTGATCGATCCTTGAGAGATATTATGTCTGCTATTGATAAAAATAGAGCTAAAAAGCCATTTGGTGGTATAATCATTATTTTTGGTGGAGATTTTCAACAGTTACTTCATGTCATTCCAAAAGCGTCAAGGGCTGAA GAAATACAGATATGGAGAACAAGACCATCGCGGACTTTAGCAAGAGGCAGCTTGCTGTCGGTGATG GTAGGAGTTGTCGTCAAGCTTATGAGAAACTTGAACCAGATTATGGGATTATGCAATGGTACAAGAATGATTGTGAAATCTTGTAGGAAGAACAGTATTAAATGTGAGATATTGTGTGGCTCTCATGTTGGAACCAAACATCTAATTCCTAGAATTAAGATGATTCCAAGTGACACGAACTGGCCCTTTGAATTGAAACGCATTCAGTTTCTGATTCAAATAGGTTATGCCATGATAATTAACAAAAGTCAGGGACAATCACTTGATACGGTTGAGCTTTACCTTCCTAGAGCAGCTTTCTCGCATGGACATATTTATGTTGCTATATCCAGAGTTACACGACCTGAAGGCCTCCATATTctcatagataatgatgatgGTAGTAGCACAAATATTACAAATAATGTAGTTTTTGAGGAAGTGTTTTATAATCTTCCAAGTGTAGACAATTGA